A region of the Mangifera indica cultivar Alphonso chromosome 10, CATAS_Mindica_2.1, whole genome shotgun sequence genome:
CATCGTGATCGGGATTTGCTGTCTCCTTATTTTCATTTGGAGAAGCTATACCATGACTAATGGCAGGAGGACCAGAACCTGAGTTTTCATCTGATTTCTTGGTAACAGTTTCAGAACTTGGGCTTGCCGGAACAGGGCCATTATAATCTACTAATACAACCTCCACCTGGAATCCTGGTGAAGGCAATTTCCTCTGCACACAATCCATGAAACCACATATGTCAAGCTACATttcaaggaaaaagaaaaagaaaagaagtgcGGAGAGTATGGTTATAAGTGCTGTCTAGGCAGGACGTCAGTGCAAATACTATCATTGAATGACATGCTCCAAATTTACCTTGTCAAACCCATCAAGATCACTGGTGTTCAGAATTTTTCTGTTTTCCACCATTGTTGTGTTTAACCAGCTGAGAAATCACATGGTGAAATAAGTGAACTATTTAAACTccagtttacaaaatcataataatagaAATTTATTGAATCATGGGGAGGCCAGATGGTGAACCAGTAAAAATCTCCTTGGCGATCATGAAAATGGATTTTGAAATCGCCTTTCAACTCTGTCAAACCTGGCTCTCCAGGCAAGGCAAAAACCATAATCCCTTTCTTTGGAGCACTAAACCAAAAATCTTCGGACTGTGGAAAggtaaatttagggtttaagatGATAACAAAGAAGCTTCAggtaatcataaaaaatattagcaTAAACATTTTAAAAGGAATTAGGTAACTGCATGAAAAAAGATAAACCAACCTACCGATAAATCCTTGGTTCTTGGATGCCCTTTTGTGGAGAAGAGAACACCTAGTTTAAGAcagcatttaaaaaaataaagatgttaGATAAGAACCACACtgttcatataaatatttcaaaccCATGCagatcacaaaaaaaaaaaagtatgctGAACTACAACCTAGGCATATAAGAGAACTACAACAGTTGACCTTTCAACACTAGCACTCCAGTGTCAAACCAcacaaaaattaacaatattaaatacaaaaaaaaaaaaaagaaactacaAAATCATAGCAAATTAAATTGTGACGAGCAACTTGCAACACAAGGATACCTCCAAAGCTTTCTGCTTTTCTACATGATAATTGAGAAGCACTATATTCAACTGactttgatattataaatatgaatctaTTTAAGAATACCACAAATATGAATCTAAGACTCTAAGTATACTTTATGCATAATTAGccgataaaattttaaacctaacAAACTTCTTTCACAACTCCCTGTTGCAAGTAGACATTATTTATTTCAAGGGATGAAATTTCACTTAGAGAGGGTATGTTAAGGGATAACTAACAGATAAAAGCCCAAGAACACATGAATATGGCAATCAAATGTAGCAACAATAACTCCAAGAATGAGAAAATTCAACTCATGAAAAGCCTAATGAGACAaaaaaatgaagggaaaaggaAAATTCTGACAATTGCATTCACTGTAGAATACAATCAAGTTTTGGCAGGATAGATTTTGAAACAGAAAGGATGCAACAACACACCATTATGATCAGACACAGTTATGTGGGGTCTGACCCAGTATGGACACCTGTGAAGCCGAAAGCCCCTAAGCATGCACCTGCACAAGATGCAATGAGTAGTCAGTACCTATGCAAAAACCAAATTTGCTATATGAGAAATACATGGCCAGAAGTATACCTACGCCCAGGCTGGTTCTCTCCGTTGAAGTATGTTAGGACACGTTCAAAATATTTGACATACCTCTAAGATAACAATTATAAGATTAAACACAGAATATGCaacaattcaaaaattaatacataGCAAAACAGACTCACAATTTGACTGGGCAGAACAAGCCCTTTCCCGTCCACACATCTTTTCTGATTGTAGTAGTCAATGGATTCCTCAGCAGTAGGAAAGAACTGAGGAAAGAAGCAAAAAGAAGTCCATACTTTAAATTTCAGCACCAAGGACaactaaagtttcaaaaacttcCACAAGCTTAAAGCAGCATCTTTCAGAAAACTTGCTTCAGGTATTTACCTTCAAATACAGTAAAAGGCTAGAAATCATTAACCCTGTCCTTGCCATTCCAGCCTTACAGTGCACAACAACAACATTCTCAATATCTTGCTTCAACCATGAATATGCACTATGGCAAAATGATATTATCAGCTGAATTGGGGGGCAATTGTGGTCATCAAATGGAAAACTAGCTACCTGAGGCAATACTCAAAGAATTAGCTTCCCCACAGCTATAGCAACTACAAAATTAATGGCCAAATAAAGCCATGGTCTCCAAATGTTTAAGACCACCATCAATAAAGGTGAGGGTAGGAAATCTTGAAAAAATCTGCTTTACAGCACCATAAAATCTTGGGATTCACAAGTACCAGAGACTAAGCTACTAACATTATCATCACTCATTCAACATTTTTTGTGATTTCTATAAGCATTAAGAATAAAGTTGTTTATACATTGCATGCGTTTACAAATGCAGCAAgagttaattttgtttgatgatgGCCAATGTTGCACTAAACCCATATTCAGTCAAGAATAAAATAAGGAGACGCTTAGCAGTCCACCAGAAATGCCCAATCTTGGTTTTACTACATTCTACTACTCAACCATATCCAAAAATCATAATCATGTTCtgtcaaacaaaattttatccaaaaatcATAATCATGTTCtgtcaaacaaaattttttgaacaTTTTTCCACTGCCACCAACATGCAGTTACAGTGGCTgaagtcaaaagatttattttctgTCTTCTCAAGATCTCAGTGATCTTATGCATCGAGATGCTTCCAACATatatcaaatgatgcaaattttCCTTGAAGGATCTATCGATCAATTAATATACAAGGTGAAATCCAATAGTTTTCCTATGCTTAATAACAACCATAACTAGCCACATCTGAACTTACTCACCTTAGTTTAGATCTCTGTTCGGGACAATGAAAAACCTCAGTTTAGATATCTGGTATTGAAGATGAAAAACCTAACTCATCTTATTTCTTTCTAGAATTATTAAGAGGATACAGAACACCAACCTTTCCTTCAAACAAGGTTGCATCATAAAGCCTCTCAGAACAAAGATTGTACACTTTGTATTTGTCCTGCATACACAAAGTAGATTAATAGAAAGGTCAATATCCTGCTACTTAGTAAGAAGACGCATGTATGCCAGTAAACCAGACTAATAACAATATAAGAACCAGAGGGCAATTCCCAAAGGCATAATTCCCTCTACCTTATCCTGGACATTTAAGTTTGGACCAGGATATTAACGAACGtgttcaattttaaatattgcaATAAAGAAATTGTGATAATTAAAAAGTCTGAAAATcacaaaaatgataattgaaGTTATAATGTTAAATTGAGTGCTtgtaatatattcaaataaatcttataatcATCAGATAAAAACAGGTTAACTCTCTTAGGGGATCATTATATATAGTCTGACCCATTAAAGGGTCAAGTACTAAGTTGAAGCAATGGAAGAATAGAATAATATGCTTTCCAACATGTTACACACATTTCAAACACATGTAAGGATGACACAAACTGATCACACACAAACACATTGCAGAGGTGATGACACTAGAATATTACATGTGATTGAGTAAACGAGTGCAATGAGCAACTttcacacatatatataattattggcATATCCTTGTCACAGTCCCATTCCTCTTACTAATTTTCTTGGAAGACCACATGACAGCATGTCTTCATTGTATCACagataagtcaaatttaaagCTTTTTGTCTTTATTGGATCACAGAAAAGCCACGGCTAAAGCTTTTAAACTATCAGCTCCAAGCAAAAAGACTGACATGGAAAGATCCACAGAAATTGATTTATGTATTGCTATTTTCCGTAGTTCAAATAAACTTAAAAGCAAAAACTTTAGAAACAGAGAAATCCACCTCAGCTCCAGATCAGAGGCAAAAAGTCAATCACCCAGAATAGCatcaacaatcaaaattttaagaaaactaaCCAATTTATCCAATTTGACATAAGCTAAATTAAACATCTCAAACGCATAACAATGAGTAGCTCTCACAATAGTTTAAATCCTGATCAAAAGAAGCAACGCAGACATTACACTTGTGCAGTGAACAACCAAATCTAACTCCTATATAATGGGATACAAATTTTCATTTCCCATTGACATTTGGAGTTGATGCAGCACCATAACCATCTACAATTATCACAAAAAGGATGAGATAACCTTGGcagatgaaaatgaaactacTCAATTCATAGCAGCAAATCAAGcagatattatataaaattgcatTTGAGAAAACGTCCATAAATGAAAGTAAACATTTCTACCTTGTGATAGGTTTCAAAGAATTTAATGACCTCTTCCATGTGGTTTCGATAGAATCCCTGCATCACATACCTAAATCCATTACCCATATCTAAACAACTTTACTTTAAAGTAAAGTGAAGATTAACTTTCTTACTTCAACATATCCAAAGAACCCTGAGCTCATATCACCGGCAGGGAACCCCATAGCAATTACATTCTCAGTAATATAAGTCATATCCAAATCAAATCCTCCCTCCTGAATACAATGCAGATTGCAGACAATAAGAACcagatttttataaaaacatagaCAATAGCAAGAGATGAATAGAAAATAtatctttcaataaaaaagaaagaaaaccccCAAAGgatataagtataattttaatttttaacactCAAGGCACTTctatatatttgtattagtCGCATTATAAAAACCTTTTTATTGTTGGCAGAATCAAGACACAGAGTCTAAATCATAAACTAAAtctgttattataattattattttcataagaaaataatatgcaATATCATGTGTCTTAGTGCAGCAACTAAGCTGGTAATCCGTATCTACATCACACAAACAACAAAACAACAGAAAGCACAAGAACTGCATTTTATGAGCCAgtaattcaaatagaataaaaaaaattgaattgaattaaatcaaattaccaCAGCAGGACATCTCACCTGATATCTTCGTTTATTTTGAGAGACAGCATGTCTAGCTTTCACCTGTACGGCCTTGACTGCACTCTTAGATGAATCAACCAAACTTTTTGTAATTGTTCCAATTAAACCTGGTTGTGCAGATGTTGAAGTTCCCTCAGAAACATCTTCTGCCTGGGGAGATTTTGGAGACAAGCGCAATCCAAAGCCACTGGTAAAACGTGCAAAAGTTGATTTTGCAGAACTACCTGTTGGTGAGTCTTCTTGTGTGCCAGCAAATGGCTGaggaattttcaaatttttggccCATGTTGATATACCAGAAGTGGATAGTTTTGGTGATGGATCACCCATAGAATTATGTGTTCCTGTATCTACATTCACGGAAGGTTTCACCTCAGGATCCACAGTAGAATTAGCAGATCCAGAATCCATTCCTGTGCCGTTCCCTGGAGGTCTCAATAGTGGTCGATGCTCGAATTTAAAAAATGCAGCATATAATATTTCACTGTATGTCTCACAATATAACTGCAATCATAAAGATAATATTTCCTAATCAATGAaggaaatttttaaaactggaGCATAAAAATAACCATATTATTCCATTCACTTCTCTCATTTGCTTCACTGTTCTCTTTTTGCCCttgttattatgtaatatcCTTGAAAAGTACAACAAATGCAAGCAATACAAAGAAGAAAGTAAAGGAGATTTTAGAGGCTACAGGATGCTTTACATATCCGATAATTTCATGCTTTGGATTAAAATGAACAAAGCTTGTACACAATAAAGTTTCAGACTCAGTCAATATAAAAGATGTTGCTAAACTTGGATCAAGTAATTACTAATAAAAAGCAAACCAATAATTTTAACTTCATTAATTTATCTCAAATGTGAAGTAAgtgtcaaatataataataataataaatgaatcaCACTCTTAAGAACATTCACTTCGAAAGTTGGAATTTACGTAAATCGTTAAAAGAACTTCccataagaaaagaaaaaaaaccaccTTCAAGTAAGATTCCAACCAGGTGAAATATTTCAAGcaacaagaatcaattgcaACCACAATAATAAAATGCTTAAACACGGTTTAAGAATCTCGTTAGCCAAAAGGGTAACTGCAACTCAATGCACTCTAAAGAAACAACAGCAGCCAGAAACTATTACTGCTTCTCACACACGTACCAAGATACATATACCACCCAACACTTAAAAGCCAAAATATTTACaacaaaaactaataaaatcgtaactattcaaaaaaaaaaaaaacctacccTAAAATGCTCAATAATTATCAGGCTCACTTGAAAAATAAACCAAAGTTGCAGCTTCTACTCCACGATATgttaaaaagtcaaaaataaagataaa
Encoded here:
- the LOC123227996 gene encoding phosphatidylinositol 3,4,5-trisphosphate 3-phosphatase and protein-tyrosine-phosphatase PTEN2A-like isoform X1, producing MDSGSANSTVDPEVKPSVNVDTGTHNSMGDPSPKLSTSGISTWAKNLKIPQPFAGTQEDSPTGSSAKSTFARFTSGFGLRLSPKSPQAEDVSEGTSTSAQPGLIGTITKSLVDSSKSAVKAVQVKARHAVSQNKRRYQEGGFDLDMTYITENVIAMGFPAGDMSSGFFGYVEGFYRNHMEEVIKFFETYHKDKYKVYNLCSERLYDATLFEGKVASFPFDDHNCPPIQLIISFCHSAYSWLKQDIENVVVVHCKAGMARTGLMISSLLLYLKFFPTAEESIDYYNQKRCVDGKGLVLPSQIRYVKYFERVLTYFNGENQPGRRCMLRGFRLHRCPYWVRPHITVSDHNGVLFSTKGHPRTKDLSSEDFWFSAPKKGIMVFALPGEPGLTELKGDFKIHFHDRQGDFYCWLNTTMVENRKILNTSDLDGFDKRKLPSPGFQVEVVLVDYNGPVPASPSSETVTKKSDENSGSGPPAISHGIASPNENKETANPDHDDVFSDSEAEGGSSKSKKGPAAGGTASSTFGSETKNNSDKVTKLAHATEQVSLSNVADTLPKPATSEPKKEAAVEGAIPVPGHEVPNTQSEFKAMAADASVFSFGDEDDYESE
- the LOC123227996 gene encoding phosphatidylinositol 3,4,5-trisphosphate 3-phosphatase and protein-tyrosine-phosphatase PTEN2A-like isoform X2; this encodes MDSGSANSTVDPEVKPSVNVDTGTHNSMGDPSPKLSTSGISTWAKNLKIPQPFAGTQEDSPTGSSAKSTFARFTSGFGLRLSPKSPQAEDVSEGTSTSAQPGLIGTITKSLVDSSKSAVKAVQVKARHAVSQNKRRYQEGGFDLDMTYITENVIAMGFPAGDMSSGFFGYVEGFYRNHMEEVIKFFETYHKDKYKVYNLCSERLYDATLFEGKVASFPFDDHNCPPIQLIISFCHSAYSWLKQDIENVVVVHCKAGMARTGLMISSLLLYLKFFPTAEESIDYYNQKRCVDGKGLVLPSQIRYVKYFERVLTYFNGENQPGRRCMLRGFRLHRCPYWVRPHITVSDHNGVLFSTKGHPRTKDLSSEDFWFSAPKKGIMVFALPGEPGLTELKGDFKIHFHDRQGDFYCWLNTTMVENRKILNTSDLDGFDKRKLPSPGFQVEVVLVDYNGPVPASPSSETVTKKSDENSDSEAEGGSSKSKKGPAAGGTASSTFGSETKNNSDKVTKLAHATEQVSLSNVADTLPKPATSEPKKEAAVEGAIPVPGHEVPNTQSEFKAMAADASVFSFGDEDDYESE